One window from the genome of Gemmatimonadota bacterium encodes:
- a CDS encoding DUF4065 domain-containing protein: MGYSAFAVANYFLDLAKKDGVEVTPLMIQKLVYIAHGYHLAFTARDNPPDGLPLVDDEFAEAWQYGPVFPSLYHHFKHFGRNPITEPAQDVDFSDVDGELRTNITTPEIDQDDKYTRALLDKIWEVYGEYTGLQLSDITHREDTPWDKTWKKAEGFRNAHILNKDIKEYYLKRINRD, translated from the coding sequence ATGGGTTACTCTGCATTTGCTGTGGCAAATTACTTTTTAGACCTTGCCAAGAAGGATGGTGTTGAAGTAACACCATTGATGATACAAAAACTTGTGTATATCGCCCATGGGTATCATCTCGCTTTTACTGCAAGAGATAACCCGCCTGATGGTCTTCCATTAGTTGACGACGAGTTCGCCGAGGCGTGGCAATATGGTCCAGTATTCCCGTCGCTTTACCACCATTTTAAGCACTTTGGGAGAAATCCAATAACAGAACCCGCACAGGATGTTGACTTTTCCGATGTTGATGGAGAACTCCGCACAAATATCACAACTCCGGAGATAGATCAAGACGATAAATACACTCGTGCTTTGTTGGATAAAATTTGGGAGGTTTACGGAGAATATACGGGGCTGCAACTTTCTGATATAACACACCGAGAAGACACACCATGGGATAAAACATGGAAAAAAGCAGAGGGATTCAGAAACGCACATATATTAAACAAAGATATAAAAGAGTACTATTTGAAAAGGATAAACAGGGATTAA